In the Leguminivora glycinivorella isolate SPB_JAAS2020 chromosome 9, LegGlyc_1.1, whole genome shotgun sequence genome, GTCGTTTCTACAAGTCATGATAGCAGTCATTATTCCTTCGTCCTCAACGTAGCCGTTCATCACTTCGACTCCTTCATGTATCCCTCCTCGGATTCCGTCATATGAATTCCCACTCCAATACCTTTCGATATTGTCGAAATTCTTCTCGCTTACAACTGCGAAATATATTTCTGAAGAATTCTTAGCTTTGATCGCCATTGTTGTTGGTATTTGTAAATTTATCAGGGAATCAACTGGTTGGACTTTGAAGAATTCATACAATACTTTGTTATCTGATGAATGGCAACCCAACTGTCTTGCCAAAGTTAAGACTACTTCTCGTGGTTCGAACGGCATCGACCAGAAGCAAGTGCAAGTTCCGCTTTGCATGATCGCTCTGCGGAACAGTCCTTTAGTCATTGGGGACATCAAATGAAAAGACACACATACTCCACCAGCGCTGTTTCCAAATATGGTGATATTTTCGGGATCCCCTCCGAAAGCGCTAATATTTTTCCTGACCCATCTCATAGCTTGTACTTGGTCTTTCATCCCAGCATTGCCAGGCGCGTCTTCAGAATCAAGGCCAAGAAAACCTAAGACTTCCAGTCTGTAGTTAATTGTGACTAAGACAACATCATGTCTAACGAGGAATTCTGGTCCGTACATGTCATCGTTACTGCCTCCGATGGCAAAACTTCCTCCGTGGATGTAAAACATGACTGGCAGAGGTTTTTCTGGCTTTATATTTGGAGTGAAAATGTTGAGATAGAGACAGTCCTCGCTTCCCCAGGGAGTTTTGGTTATAGGGTTCATTTGGTAGCAGATTGGACCAAAATCTTTTGCGCTTCGAACGCCTGTCCATGGTTTTGGTGGTTTTGGCGCCTGCAgaagaatattatttttaacaaaacattcaaaatgtatttacttaatgtcgcacaaaataataaaattcacaAGTTTTACAAATGACATTCAAACAACGCATCACACACTCTGGAATATTCCAAAACCTTCAAAGATCTCTCTATACATAGTAGCACGCCGAACGAACATTTTTA is a window encoding:
- the LOC125229915 gene encoding juvenile hormone esterase-like translates to MVKVSVNEGILEGTHERNEYGGSFYSFKGIPYAEPPLGDLRFKAPKPPKPWTGVRSAKDFGPICYQMNPITKTPWGSEDCLYLNIFTPNIKPEKPLPVMFYIHGGSFAIGGSNDDMYGPEFLVRHDVVLVTINYRLEVLGFLGLDSEDAPGNAGMKDQVQAMRWVRKNISAFGGDPENITIFGNSAGGVCVSFHLMSPMTKGLFRRAIMQSGTCTCFWSMPFEPREVVLTLARQLGCHSSDNKVLYEFFKVQPVDSLINLQIPTTMAIKAKNSSEIYFAVVSEKNFDNIERYWSGNSYDGIRGGIHEGVEVMNGYVEDEGIMTAIMTCRNDFTVLMPRFNQFLEEYVPRPITWHCTLVDQFEVGRKIKQFYFQNKKMTFDVINELVRMFSMAAMIYDIIQWQKICAGSSSNKLYFYRFTCKSERNIMANMFGFWKIVGDKKTTCHVDDLAYLFPCKGRIKRTEPGTKTFQMIDNVTKLWTNFAKFGNPTPDDSLGVKWSPFTLDKQNYLDIGEKLQPCVNPEPDHLQFWEDLYKRYLPQRSHI